A portion of the Burkholderia pseudomultivorans genome contains these proteins:
- the hslO gene encoding Hsp33 family molecular chaperone HslO — MSDQLQKFMFNAAPVRGEIVSLRNTWQEVLVRRDYPAPVRTVLGEMMAACALLSANLKFNGTLIMQIFGDGPVKMLVVQCGSDLSMRATAKFSGEAAQTIGDDTSFAALVNASGHGRCVITLDPSDKLPGQQPYQGIVPLNGVDGPLESVSQVLEQYMHHSEQLDTRLWLAADRERAVGMLLQKLPGDGGIVPRNAETDTDTWERVCTLGGTLSARELLEVEPEVVFRRLFWQENVQHFEPAVTRFQCSCSREKVGAMLRMLGRDEVDSVIVERGHVEIHCEFCNQRYEFDPVDVAQLFAAPELASGLTPAAGQHH, encoded by the coding sequence GTGAGCGACCAGTTACAGAAATTCATGTTCAATGCGGCGCCCGTGCGCGGCGAGATCGTTTCGCTGCGCAACACGTGGCAGGAAGTGCTCGTCCGCCGCGACTACCCTGCCCCGGTGCGCACGGTGCTCGGCGAGATGATGGCCGCGTGCGCGCTGCTGTCCGCGAACCTGAAATTCAACGGCACCCTCATCATGCAGATCTTCGGCGACGGGCCGGTGAAGATGCTGGTCGTCCAGTGCGGCTCGGATCTGTCGATGCGGGCCACCGCGAAGTTCTCCGGCGAGGCGGCGCAGACGATCGGCGACGACACGAGCTTCGCGGCGCTCGTCAACGCGAGCGGGCACGGCCGCTGCGTGATCACGCTCGACCCGTCCGACAAGCTGCCGGGCCAGCAACCGTACCAGGGCATCGTGCCGCTGAACGGCGTCGACGGCCCGCTCGAATCGGTCTCGCAGGTGCTCGAGCAATACATGCATCACTCGGAGCAGCTCGATACGCGGCTGTGGCTCGCGGCCGATCGCGAGCGCGCGGTCGGCATGCTGCTGCAGAAGCTGCCGGGCGACGGCGGCATCGTGCCGCGCAATGCCGAGACGGACACCGACACGTGGGAACGCGTGTGCACGCTCGGCGGCACGCTGTCCGCGCGCGAACTGCTCGAGGTCGAGCCGGAGGTCGTGTTCCGCCGGCTGTTCTGGCAGGAAAACGTGCAGCACTTCGAACCGGCCGTCACGCGCTTCCAGTGCTCGTGCTCGCGCGAGAAGGTCGGCGCGATGCTGCGCATGCTCGGCCGCGACGAAGTCGACAGCGTGATCGTCGAGCGCGGCCATGTCGAGATCCACTGCGAGTTCTGCAACCAGCGCTACGAATTCGATCCCGTCGACGTCGCGCAGTTGTTCGCGGCCCCCGAGCTCGCCAGCGGCCTCACGCCCGCCGCCGGGCAGCATCACTGA
- the ftsB gene encoding cell division protein FtsB, translating to MRLVTVVLIALLALIQYPLWWGHGGWLRVHELRQQLGDQLQKNADEKLRNERIAGEVQDLQSGTAAIEERARYEMGMVKEGEVFVQFVSPNAPAAPVNNAPSNTSTRGVVSAAPVRVVPNPQSIAKPSRHHGGDKGKAAHH from the coding sequence ATGCGGCTTGTCACTGTCGTCCTGATTGCCTTGCTGGCGCTCATTCAGTACCCCCTATGGTGGGGACACGGCGGCTGGTTGCGGGTGCACGAATTGCGTCAGCAGCTCGGCGATCAGCTCCAGAAGAATGCCGATGAAAAGCTGCGCAACGAGCGGATTGCGGGCGAAGTGCAGGATCTGCAAAGCGGCACCGCCGCCATCGAGGAGCGTGCGCGCTACGAGATGGGCATGGTGAAGGAAGGCGAAGTATTCGTGCAGTTCGTGTCGCCGAATGCGCCCGCCGCGCCCGTGAACAATGCGCCGTCGAACACGTCGACGCGCGGTGTGGTCTCCGCGGCGCCGGTACGCGTCGTGCCGAATCCGCAGTCGATCGCGAAGCCGTCGCGCCATCACGGCGGCGACAAGGGCAAGGCCGCGCATCACTGA
- the eno gene encoding phosphopyruvate hydratase, with product MSAIVDIIGREILDSRGNPTVECDVLLESGTMGRAAVPSGASTGSREAIELRDGEAGRYNGKGVLKAVEHINTEISEAIMGLDASEQAFLDKTLLELDGTDNKSRLGANAMLAVSMAVAKAAAEEAGLPLYRYFGGSGAMQLPVPMMNIVNGGAHANNSLDIQEFMIVPVSQPTFREALRCGAEVFHALKKILSDRGMSTAVGDEGGFAPNFGSNDECLSTILQAIEKAGYRAGEDVLLALDCAASEFYHDGKYQLAGEGLQLSSAEFTDYLATLADKFPIVSIEDGMHEGDWEGWKLLTERLGKKVQLVGDDLFVTNTRILKEGIEKGIANSILIKINQIGTLTETFAAIEMAKRAGYTAVISHRSGETEDSTIADIAVGLNAGQIKTGSLSRSDRISKYNQLLRIEEDLGDIASYPGKSAFYNLR from the coding sequence ATGAGTGCAATCGTAGATATCATCGGCCGCGAGATTCTGGATTCGCGCGGCAACCCCACCGTCGAATGCGACGTGCTGCTCGAATCGGGCACGATGGGCCGCGCGGCGGTGCCGTCGGGCGCGTCCACCGGCTCGCGTGAAGCGATCGAACTGCGCGACGGCGAAGCCGGCCGCTACAACGGCAAGGGCGTGCTGAAGGCAGTCGAGCACATCAACACCGAAATCTCCGAAGCCATCATGGGCCTCGACGCGTCGGAACAGGCGTTCCTCGACAAGACGCTGCTCGAGCTGGACGGCACCGACAACAAGTCGCGCCTCGGCGCGAACGCGATGCTGGCCGTGTCGATGGCCGTCGCGAAGGCCGCCGCCGAAGAGGCCGGCCTGCCGCTGTACCGCTACTTCGGCGGCTCGGGCGCGATGCAGCTGCCGGTGCCGATGATGAACATCGTTAACGGCGGCGCGCACGCGAACAATAGCCTGGACATCCAGGAATTCATGATCGTCCCGGTCAGCCAGCCGACCTTCCGCGAAGCGCTGCGCTGCGGCGCCGAAGTGTTCCACGCGCTGAAGAAGATCCTGTCGGACCGCGGCATGAGCACGGCGGTCGGCGACGAAGGCGGCTTCGCGCCGAACTTCGGCAGCAACGACGAATGCCTGTCGACGATCCTGCAGGCGATCGAGAAGGCCGGCTACCGCGCGGGCGAAGACGTGCTGCTCGCGCTTGACTGCGCGGCCTCCGAGTTCTATCACGACGGCAAGTACCAGCTCGCGGGTGAAGGCCTGCAACTGTCGTCGGCCGAATTCACCGACTACCTCGCGACGCTCGCCGACAAGTTCCCGATCGTGTCGATCGAGGACGGCATGCACGAAGGCGACTGGGAAGGCTGGAAGCTGCTGACCGAGCGCCTGGGCAAGAAGGTGCAGCTGGTCGGCGACGACCTGTTCGTCACGAACACGCGCATCCTGAAGGAAGGCATCGAGAAGGGCATCGCGAACTCGATCCTGATCAAGATCAACCAGATCGGTACGCTGACCGAAACGTTCGCGGCGATCGAGATGGCCAAGCGTGCGGGCTACACGGCCGTGATCTCGCACCGCTCGGGCGAAACGGAAGATTCGACGATCGCGGACATCGCGGTCGGCCTGAACGCCGGTCAGATCAAGACGGGTTCGCTGTCGCGCAGCGACCGCATCTCGAAGTACAACCAGCTGCTGCGCATCGAGGAAGATCTCGGCGACATCGCCAGCTACCCGGGCAAATCGGCTTTCTATAACCTGCGCTAA
- the kdsA gene encoding 3-deoxy-8-phosphooctulonate synthase produces the protein MKLCDFEVGLDKPFFLIAGTCVVESEQMTIDTAGRLKEICEKLNVPFIYKSSYDKANRSSGKSFRGLGMDEGLRILSEVKRQLGLPVLTDVHSIEEIEPVASVVDVLQTPAFLCRQTDFIHACARSGKPVNIKKGQFLAPHDMKNVIDKARDAAREAGLSEDRFMACERGVSFGYNNLVSDMRALAIMRETNAPVVFDATHSVQLPGGQGTSSGGQREFVPVLARAAVATGVAGLFMETHPNPAEAKSDGPNAVPLNRMSALLETLVTLDQAVKRNPFLENDFN, from the coding sequence ATGAAGCTGTGCGATTTCGAGGTCGGTCTCGACAAGCCTTTCTTCCTGATCGCGGGAACCTGCGTCGTCGAGTCGGAGCAGATGACGATCGACACGGCAGGCCGCCTGAAGGAGATCTGCGAGAAGCTGAACGTTCCGTTCATCTACAAGTCGTCCTACGACAAGGCGAATCGCAGCTCGGGCAAGTCGTTTCGCGGCCTCGGAATGGACGAGGGACTGCGGATCCTGTCCGAGGTGAAGCGCCAGCTCGGCCTGCCGGTGCTGACCGACGTGCATTCGATCGAGGAGATCGAGCCGGTCGCGTCGGTCGTCGACGTGCTGCAGACGCCCGCGTTCCTGTGCCGCCAGACCGACTTCATCCACGCGTGCGCGCGCTCGGGCAAGCCCGTCAACATCAAGAAGGGCCAGTTCCTCGCGCCGCACGACATGAAGAACGTGATCGACAAGGCGCGCGACGCGGCGCGTGAAGCGGGGCTCTCCGAAGACCGCTTCATGGCGTGCGAGCGCGGCGTCTCGTTCGGCTACAACAACCTCGTGTCCGACATGCGCGCGCTCGCGATCATGCGCGAGACGAACGCGCCGGTCGTGTTCGACGCGACCCACTCGGTGCAGTTGCCGGGCGGGCAGGGCACGAGTTCGGGCGGCCAGCGCGAATTCGTGCCGGTGCTCGCGCGCGCGGCGGTGGCGACGGGCGTCGCGGGCCTGTTCATGGAAACGCATCCGAATCCGGCCGAGGCGAAGTCGGACGGCCCGAATGCGGTGCCGCTGAACCGGATGAGCGCGTTGCTGGAGACGCTCGTCACGCTCGACCAGGCGGTGAAGCGCAACCCGTTCCTGGAAAACGATTTCAATTAA
- a CDS encoding CTP synthase: protein MTKYVFVTGGVVSSLGKGIAAASLAAILESRGLKVTLLKLDPYINVDPGTMSPFQHGEVFVTEDGAETDLDLGHYERFISTKMRKANNFTTGQIYESVIRKERRGDYLGKTVQVIPHITNEIQAFIERGAASATCGEPDVAIVEIGGTVGDIESLPFLEAARQMSLRLGRNSACFVHLTLVPYVATAGELKTKPTQHSVQKLREIGILPHVLLCRADRRIPDDESKKISMFSNVPEDAVISVWDADSIYKIPQMLHDQGLDRIICDELKLSPHDADLSMWAELVEKLENPKHEVTIGMVGKYVDLTESYKSLIEALRHASLHTSTKVNIEYIDSEEIETNGVDSLKHLDAVLVPGGFGRRGTEGKIAAIRYAREAKVPYLGICLGMQLAVIEFARDVVGLKQANSTEFDPDTPERVVALITEWYDREGKVETRTEESDLGGTMRLGSQRCPIKPGTMAEEIYGKDVNERHRHRYEVNNRFVPQLESGGLIISARTPSEDLPEMMELPRSMHPWFVGVQFHPEFTSTPRDGHPLFKSFVEAALANKQARAGVKA from the coding sequence ATGACCAAATATGTTTTCGTCACCGGCGGCGTAGTTTCTTCCCTCGGCAAGGGTATTGCCGCCGCCTCTCTCGCCGCGATCCTCGAATCGCGCGGTCTGAAAGTCACCCTCCTCAAACTCGATCCCTACATCAACGTCGACCCCGGCACGATGAGCCCGTTCCAGCACGGCGAAGTGTTCGTGACGGAAGACGGCGCGGAGACGGATCTCGACCTCGGCCACTATGAGCGCTTCATCAGCACGAAGATGCGCAAGGCCAACAACTTCACGACCGGCCAGATCTACGAATCGGTGATCCGCAAGGAGCGCCGCGGCGACTATCTGGGCAAGACCGTGCAGGTCATCCCGCACATCACGAACGAGATCCAGGCGTTCATCGAGCGCGGGGCCGCGTCGGCCACCTGCGGCGAGCCCGACGTCGCGATCGTCGAGATCGGCGGCACGGTCGGCGACATCGAGTCGCTGCCGTTCCTCGAGGCCGCGCGCCAGATGAGCCTGCGCCTCGGCCGCAACAGCGCGTGCTTCGTGCACCTGACGCTCGTGCCGTACGTCGCGACGGCCGGCGAGCTGAAGACGAAGCCGACCCAGCACAGCGTGCAGAAGCTGCGCGAGATCGGCATCCTGCCGCACGTGCTGCTGTGCCGTGCGGACCGCCGCATCCCGGACGACGAATCGAAGAAGATCTCGATGTTCTCGAACGTGCCGGAAGACGCGGTGATCTCGGTGTGGGACGCCGACAGCATCTACAAGATTCCGCAGATGCTGCACGACCAGGGCCTCGACAGGATCATCTGCGACGAGCTGAAGCTGTCGCCGCACGACGCCGACCTCAGCATGTGGGCGGAACTCGTCGAGAAGCTCGAGAACCCGAAGCATGAAGTGACGATCGGCATGGTCGGCAAGTACGTCGACCTGACGGAATCGTACAAGTCGCTGATCGAGGCGCTGCGCCACGCGTCGCTGCACACGTCGACGAAGGTCAACATCGAGTACATCGACTCGGAAGAGATCGAGACGAACGGCGTCGACAGCCTGAAGCACCTCGACGCGGTGCTGGTCCCGGGCGGTTTCGGCCGTCGCGGCACCGAAGGCAAGATCGCGGCGATCCGCTATGCGCGCGAGGCGAAGGTGCCGTACCTCGGCATCTGCCTCGGCATGCAGCTCGCGGTGATCGAGTTCGCGCGCGACGTCGTCGGCCTGAAGCAGGCGAACAGCACGGAATTCGATCCGGACACGCCGGAACGCGTGGTCGCGCTGATCACCGAATGGTACGACCGCGAAGGCAAGGTCGAGACGCGCACCGAGGAATCCGACCTCGGCGGCACGATGCGCCTCGGCTCGCAGCGCTGCCCGATCAAGCCCGGCACGATGGCGGAAGAAATCTACGGCAAGGACGTGAACGAGCGTCACCGCCACCGTTATGAAGTCAATAACCGCTTCGTGCCCCAGCTCGAAAGCGGCGGCCTTATCATCAGCGCGCGTACCCCGAGCGAGGATCTGCCGGAAATGATGGAACTGCCGCGCTCGATGCACCCGTGGTTCGTCGGCGTGCAGTTCCACCCGGAATTCACGTCCACGCCGCGTGACGGTCATCCCCTGTTCAAGTCGTTTGTCGAAGCCGCGCTCGCCAACAAGCAGGCGCGCGCCGGAGTGAAAGCATGA
- a CDS encoding alpha/beta fold hydrolase, which yields MKDILHFSHANGFPASTYRTIFAELADDYELRYIERIGHDRRYPVTRDWPHLVEQLLDDIGSRYERPVWLVGHSLGGYLSLMAALRKPQWVRGVVMLDSPIIAGWRAGALRASQWAGLDERLSPAAATRNRRTRWASRDEAWRHFREKPAFARWDERMLADYIDYGIPQAGADGERALAFDRQVEYLIYRTLPHTLGPRLAHGAPVPLGFLAGTRSREVRQVGLEATRRASRGRIEWLEGSHLFPMERPVETARALQRMLNSLRAAESAVPLAKRA from the coding sequence TTGAAGGACATCCTGCATTTCTCTCACGCGAACGGTTTTCCGGCGTCGACGTACCGGACGATCTTCGCCGAGCTGGCCGACGACTACGAGCTGCGCTACATCGAGCGGATCGGCCACGATCGCCGCTATCCGGTGACGCGCGACTGGCCGCATCTGGTCGAGCAGCTGCTCGACGACATCGGCAGCCGCTACGAGCGCCCGGTGTGGCTGGTCGGCCATTCGCTCGGCGGCTACCTGTCGTTGATGGCCGCGCTGAGGAAACCGCAATGGGTGCGCGGCGTCGTGATGCTCGATTCGCCGATCATCGCGGGCTGGCGCGCCGGCGCGCTGCGCGCAAGCCAGTGGGCGGGGCTCGACGAGCGGCTGTCGCCGGCCGCCGCGACACGCAACCGGCGCACGCGCTGGGCGAGCCGCGACGAAGCGTGGCGGCATTTCCGCGAGAAGCCCGCATTCGCGCGCTGGGACGAGCGGATGCTCGCCGACTACATCGACTACGGGATTCCGCAGGCGGGCGCCGACGGCGAGCGCGCGCTCGCGTTCGACCGGCAGGTCGAATACCTGATCTACCGGACGCTGCCGCACACGCTCGGCCCGCGGCTCGCGCACGGCGCGCCGGTGCCGCTCGGCTTTCTGGCCGGCACGCGTTCGCGCGAGGTGCGGCAGGTCGGTCTCGAGGCGACGCGGCGGGCGTCGCGCGGCCGCATCGAATGGCTCGAAGGCAGCCACCTGTTTCCGATGGAGCGGCCGGTCGAGACCGCCCGGGCATTGCAGCGGATGCTGAATTCGCTGCGCGCGGCCGAAAGCGCGGTGCCGCTCGCGAAGCGCGCGTGA